In one Roseburia intestinalis L1-82 genomic region, the following are encoded:
- a CDS encoding exonuclease SbcCD subunit D, whose translation MKFLHISDLHIGKRVNEFSMIEDQKYILRQIKEIALEKQVDAVMIAGDIYDKPVPSAEAVQLFDQFLTGLADCGKKVFAVSGNHDSAERIAFGAQLMSSREVYVSPVYDGEVRCVTCQDAYGELCIWLLPFIRPAVVRHAWRKVTEGISIGKKDAGTKQDLAQEDDVETVETYQDALQFVVSHMPVDASKRNILVAHQFVTGASRCESEEVSVGGLDQIGAEVFDVFDYVALGHIHSPQHIERETLRYCGTPLKYSFSEAEQKKSVVVMEIKEKGDIFIEKVPLKPLRDLRKIRGTYMELMSKDFYEGTETDDYLQITLTDEEDVPDGMAKLRTVYPNLMQLVYDNSRTRQSRQVEVTEHVEQKSEMELFEEFYEIQNNQPMSEEQQDFVRELMEELVH comes from the coding sequence ATGAAATTTCTTCATATCTCGGATTTGCATATTGGAAAAAGAGTCAATGAGTTTTCCATGATCGAAGATCAGAAATATATTTTACGGCAGATCAAAGAGATCGCATTGGAAAAACAGGTGGATGCGGTTATGATCGCGGGGGATATCTATGATAAGCCGGTTCCGTCTGCGGAGGCGGTACAGTTGTTTGATCAGTTTCTCACGGGACTTGCTGATTGCGGGAAAAAGGTGTTTGCAGTCAGTGGAAATCATGATTCCGCGGAACGTATTGCATTTGGTGCACAGCTTATGAGCAGCCGGGAAGTCTATGTTTCACCGGTTTATGATGGAGAGGTGAGGTGTGTTACATGTCAGGATGCATATGGGGAACTCTGCATCTGGCTGCTGCCGTTTATCCGCCCGGCGGTCGTGCGCCATGCGTGGAGGAAAGTGACAGAGGGGATATCCATTGGAAAAAAAGATGCCGGGACAAAACAGGATCTGGCACAGGAAGATGATGTGGAGACAGTGGAAACATATCAGGATGCCCTGCAGTTTGTCGTATCTCATATGCCGGTGGACGCATCAAAGCGGAATATATTAGTGGCACATCAGTTTGTGACAGGGGCTTCGCGCTGTGAGTCGGAGGAAGTTTCGGTGGGTGGATTAGACCAGATTGGGGCGGAAGTGTTTGATGTTTTTGATTATGTTGCATTAGGGCACATTCACAGTCCACAGCATATCGAGAGGGAGACACTGCGCTATTGCGGGACTCCGCTCAAATATTCTTTCTCCGAAGCGGAACAGAAAAAGTCTGTTGTTGTCATGGAGATAAAGGAAAAGGGAGATATCTTCATTGAAAAAGTTCCGTTAAAACCGCTTCGTGATCTGAGAAAGATCCGGGGAACATACATGGAACTGATGTCGAAAGATTTTTATGAGGGCACAGAAACAGACGATTATCTGCAGATCACACTGACCGATGAGGAGGATGTGCCGGATGGAATGGCAAAGCTTCGGACGGTATACCCGAATCTGATGCAGCTTGTCTATGATAACAGCAGGACCAGACAGAGCAGGCAGGTTGAGGTGACCGAACATGTGGAGCAAAAATCAGAGATGGAACTGTTTGAAGAATTTTACGAGATACAGAATAATCAGCCGATGAGTGAAGAACAGCAGGATTTTGTCAGAGAACTGATGGAAGAGCTGGTGCATTGA
- a CDS encoding metal-sensing transcriptional repressor, whose protein sequence is MRLSKIIGQVQAIDRMVDEDVPCEDVLAQITLPAEQKKADIGIAMGGVGSDIALDVADIALVDDEVKELPHLIALSRRMMITIKCNMSFSMGLNFVAIVLAIIGILNPVVGALVHNAGSVLVIINSALLLQWKQNK, encoded by the coding sequence ATAAGACTGTCAAAAATCATTGGTCAGGTACAGGCAATCGACCGTATGGTTGACGAGGATGTGCCGTGTGAGGATGTCTTAGCGCAGATTACCTTGCCGGCGGAACAGAAAAAAGCGGATATCGGAATTGCGATGGGCGGTGTTGGAAGTGATATTGCGTTGGATGTAGCAGATATTGCGCTGGTGGATGATGAAGTAAAAGAACTGCCGCATCTGATTGCATTATCCAGGCGGATGATGATCACGATCAAATGCAATATGAGTTTTTCGATGGGGCTTAACTTTGTGGCGATCGTGCTTGCAATCATCGGAATTTTAAATCCGGTCGTGGGAGCATTGGTACATAATGCAGGTTCTGTGCTCGTCATCATCAATTCGGCATTGCTGTTACAATGGAAACAAAATAAATAG
- a CDS encoding erythromycin esterase family protein translates to MEKKNKKKKRTWILITAGMVLAGIVAAGSISSHFGGFGTGPCADTTEFAQYAEQVEDLKIPEKTKIVALGEASHGNAEFQQLKLSVFQNLVENAGIRAFALEGDYGGCEYVNRYIHGGEGTAEQAAAAIGFAIYRTDEMSDLISYMRKYNETAKDGDDLRFYGFDMQRWSYNLQYLIEACEKAGIDVTELKKLEDTEEQHSEYDVEQQSRVITEIKEELQKSDVKDIVQADHLADTLLQNISLGKVINSAVEGNVLRDQLMAENVLWILSMEEQRGNSCIFISGHNGHIERFGNYGAGTRVMGNILSDELGDGYFAIGTDFYKTNCNLPKNDGKRITHTFYSYDPLAKAAKKAGYDMSWLDFSKVPENSQLKEQITDHVSMGSLGEGYSAIFMGLFPRSYRTSQSPEKLYDGMIFVTDAHPIEIREEISEK, encoded by the coding sequence ATGGAAAAGAAAAATAAGAAGAAAAAACGGACATGGATTTTGATAACCGCAGGTATGGTATTAGCAGGTATTGTTGCCGCCGGCAGCATATCTTCCCATTTTGGAGGATTTGGAACCGGACCGTGTGCAGATACAACGGAATTTGCACAATATGCAGAGCAGGTGGAGGACTTAAAGATACCGGAGAAAACAAAAATTGTGGCACTGGGGGAGGCATCCCATGGAAATGCAGAGTTTCAGCAGTTAAAACTTTCCGTATTTCAAAATCTGGTGGAAAATGCCGGGATAAGAGCATTTGCACTGGAGGGAGACTACGGTGGATGCGAGTATGTGAACCGCTACATTCACGGTGGGGAAGGAACGGCAGAGCAGGCTGCCGCGGCGATTGGCTTTGCAATATACAGAACTGATGAGATGTCAGATCTGATCTCTTATATGCGAAAATACAATGAGACTGCAAAAGATGGAGATGATTTAAGGTTTTATGGGTTTGACATGCAAAGATGGTCCTATAATCTGCAGTATCTGATTGAAGCATGTGAAAAGGCGGGGATAGATGTGACAGAACTGAAGAAACTGGAGGATACAGAAGAACAGCACAGTGAGTATGATGTTGAACAGCAGAGCAGAGTGATCACAGAAATAAAAGAAGAATTACAAAAATCAGATGTAAAGGACATTGTACAGGCGGATCATCTGGCAGATACGCTGCTGCAGAATATTTCTCTTGGGAAAGTGATCAATTCTGCCGTAGAAGGAAATGTGCTCAGAGACCAATTGATGGCAGAAAATGTGCTGTGGATCCTTTCTATGGAAGAGCAGAGGGGCAATTCCTGTATTTTTATTTCAGGTCACAATGGGCATATAGAGCGGTTTGGAAATTATGGCGCAGGTACAAGAGTGATGGGGAATATTCTTTCCGATGAACTGGGGGACGGATATTTTGCGATTGGAACGGATTTTTACAAGACGAACTGCAATCTTCCGAAAAATGATGGAAAGCGTATCACGCACACGTTTTATTCCTATGATCCTCTAGCGAAAGCCGCGAAGAAAGCCGGTTATGATATGAGCTGGCTGGATTTTTCAAAGGTTCCGGAAAATTCACAACTGAAAGAGCAGATTACAGATCATGTTTCTATGGGATCGTTAGGAGAGGGCTACAGTGCAATTTTTATGGGACTTTTCCCACGCAGTTACCGCACATCACAATCGCCGGAAAAATTGTATGATGGAATGATCTTTGTTACCGATGCGCATCCGATAGAGATACGGGAAGAGATAAGTGAAAAATAA
- a CDS encoding EFR1 family ferrodoxin (N-terminal region resembles flavodoxins. C-terminal ferrodoxin region binds two 4Fe-4S clusters.) has translation MCTEKNKIFFVPVLTDAGYPTQFSNAPYMVRDFIQMHASLWKGRKMICVATMGAFSGDGSGCAARLLKKYGAEILSGVHIKMPDSVCDSKLLKRQMEENKKIIEKADRKIYEAAKRIKQGDYPKEGLTIFSHIAGLFGQRLWFYKKTAGYTDQLKINEDCTGCGMCAEICPMKNIIMEKGKPHPGDQCTMCYRCICNCPKQAITLLGSKVIEQYKFENYINLTKM, from the coding sequence ATATGTACAGAAAAAAATAAAATTTTTTTTGTCCCAGTCTTGACAGATGCAGGGTATCCGACGCAGTTTTCGAATGCACCATACATGGTAAGAGATTTTATCCAAATGCATGCCTCTTTATGGAAAGGCAGGAAAATGATATGTGTCGCGACCATGGGAGCATTTAGCGGGGACGGCTCCGGATGTGCAGCAAGACTTCTGAAAAAATATGGAGCAGAGATTCTTAGCGGTGTGCATATTAAAATGCCCGATTCCGTGTGCGACAGTAAGCTGTTGAAAAGGCAGATGGAAGAAAATAAAAAGATCATTGAAAAAGCTGACAGAAAGATTTATGAAGCTGCAAAACGGATAAAACAGGGGGATTATCCGAAAGAGGGACTGACAATTTTCTCACATATAGCAGGACTTTTTGGACAAAGGCTCTGGTTTTATAAAAAGACAGCGGGATATACCGATCAATTAAAAATAAATGAGGATTGTACGGGGTGTGGTATGTGTGCGGAAATTTGTCCCATGAAAAATATAATCATGGAAAAAGGAAAACCCCACCCAGGGGATCAGTGTACCATGTGTTACCGCTGTATCTGTAATTGTCCGAAACAGGCAATCACTCTTTTGGGAAGTAAAGTTATAGAACAGTATAAATTTGAAAACTATATAAATCTTACAAAAATGTAA
- a CDS encoding IS3 family transposase (programmed frameshift): MTEQKQRRKPRKYTDEFKQQLVELYRSGKRRCDICREYDIATSLFDKWVKQASNSGSFHEKDNRTPEQEELIRLRKENQQLRMENDILKPSGADLRTKVNVIKANAHKYSVSAMCRVLQVNRSTYYYEAAAKKDESELTADIQEIFRKSRNHYGTRKIKKELADCGKQVSRRRIGRIMKQEGLVSSYTTAQFKPQKDRCNESKVENVLNRQFQNQPYRNVVVSDLTYVRVGNRWNYICVLIDLFNREIIGYSAGEHKTAELVKQAFMKVDGNLSEIHIFHTDRGNEFKNETIEELLETFHMERSLSHKGCPYDNAVAEATFKIIKTEFVWNETFHTQEELKIKLWDYVNWYNHHRIHSSLGYQTPVQYRKNNLKKFV, from the exons ATGACCGAACAAAAACAACGACGAAAACCTCGCAAATATACAGATGAATTTAAACAGCAACTGGTGGAACTATATCGTTCCGGCAAACGCAGATGTGATATCTGCCGTGAATATGACATTGCTACTTCCCTGTTTGACAAGTGGGTAAAGCAGGCATCCAATTCCGGTTCTTTCCATGAAAAAGATAACCGGACTCCGGAGCAGGAAGAACTGATCCGGCTTCGGAAAGAAAACCAGCAGTTAAGAATGGAAAATGATATTTTAAAAC CAAGCGGCGCTGATCTTAGGACGAAAGTAAATGTGATTAAAGCAAATGCCCACAAATACTCTGTATCAGCAATGTGTCGCGTCCTACAGGTAAACAGAAGCACCTATTATTATGAAGCAGCAGCAAAAAAAGATGAATCAGAACTCACTGCAGACATTCAGGAAATTTTTAGAAAAAGCCGGAACCATTATGGTACACGAAAGATCAAGAAAGAACTGGCTGATTGCGGGAAACAGGTATCAAGACGCAGGATTGGACGGATTATGAAACAGGAAGGTCTGGTATCAAGCTATACTACAGCACAGTTTAAACCGCAAAAAGACAGATGTAATGAATCAAAAGTAGAGAATGTGTTGAACCGACAATTTCAAAACCAGCCATACCGCAATGTAGTGGTAAGTGATTTGACCTACGTAAGGGTAGGAAACCGCTGGAATTATATTTGTGTACTGATTGATCTTTTTAACAGGGAGATTATTGGATACAGTGCAGGAGAACATAAAACAGCAGAACTTGTAAAACAGGCATTTATGAAAGTAGACGGAAATCTGTCGGAAATCCATATTTTCCACACAGACCGTGGAAATGAATTTAAAAACGAGACAATTGAAGAACTGTTAGAAACGTTCCATATGGAACGCTCCCTGAGCCATAAGGGATGTCCTTATGACAATGCAGTGGCAGAAGCTACGTTCAAGATTATAAAAACAGAATTTGTATGGAATGAAACATTCCATACGCAGGAAGAACTGAAGATAAAACTATGGGATTATGTAAACTGGTATAATCATCACCGCATACATTCTTCCTTAGGGTATCAAACGCCTGTACAATATCGGAAAAATAACCTAAAAAAATTTGTCTGA
- a CDS encoding recombinase family protein codes for MAEKRKLAFYIRLSDADEEVKEGTKDESNSITGQRKLLYAYIKKTEEFAGFEVLEYFDDGYSGTMFNNRAEFQRLIQDAELGRFECIIVKDFSRFGRDYLEVGNYLEFVFPAMGMRFISVNDNYDSDRNFGVTGGMDVAYKNLIYQLYSMDLSRKVKSARRTRNLSGEYTASFVCYGYKKDPDDKHKLIIDEEAAKVVVEIFSLIIAGYNASEVARILNERKIPTRVQNQWKNGINYVPVHNKGDYMWDNSEVIAIVQNEQYKGIMIQNKCETVGFGDNKKVRKRNKEDWSVVEGAIPRIVSDEMFDEVNKMLRVEARGIEKSTKKRKKNLFICPYCGRKLMNSSAVCTPKLLCPKRRMVRTGECQQIFMLKSEAQDKVLEITKEICRTLIQEEELKKASKDKRKVTSDEYLISELKAEYDRIG; via the coding sequence ATGGCTGAGAAAAGAAAATTAGCCTTTTATATCCGTCTCTCGGATGCGGATGAGGAGGTAAAAGAAGGAACAAAAGACGAAAGTAACAGTATTACAGGACAGAGAAAACTCTTGTATGCGTATATCAAGAAAACAGAGGAATTTGCAGGTTTTGAGGTACTGGAATACTTTGATGACGGATATTCGGGAACAATGTTCAATAACAGGGCAGAATTCCAAAGGCTCATACAGGACGCAGAGCTTGGAAGATTTGAATGTATCATAGTAAAAGACTTTTCACGATTTGGAAGGGATTACCTTGAAGTAGGCAACTATCTGGAGTTTGTATTCCCTGCAATGGGAATGAGGTTTATTTCTGTCAACGATAATTATGACAGTGACAGAAACTTTGGTGTTACCGGAGGAATGGATGTAGCTTATAAGAATCTGATTTACCAGCTTTACAGTATGGATTTATCAAGAAAGGTAAAGAGTGCCAGAAGGACAAGAAATCTGAGCGGCGAATACACGGCATCATTTGTCTGCTATGGATACAAGAAAGATCCAGACGATAAGCATAAGCTGATAATAGATGAAGAAGCTGCAAAGGTTGTTGTGGAGATATTTTCACTGATCATTGCAGGATATAATGCAAGTGAGGTTGCCCGCATATTAAATGAGAGAAAAATCCCGACAAGAGTTCAAAACCAGTGGAAGAATGGAATCAATTATGTTCCGGTTCATAATAAAGGGGATTATATGTGGGATAATTCAGAAGTTATAGCGATTGTCCAGAATGAGCAGTACAAAGGAATAATGATCCAGAATAAATGTGAAACTGTTGGTTTTGGAGATAATAAGAAGGTTCGCAAACGAAATAAAGAGGACTGGTCTGTTGTAGAAGGTGCAATACCAAGAATAGTAAGCGATGAAATGTTTGATGAAGTCAATAAAATGCTACGGGTTGAAGCCAGAGGGATTGAAAAGAGTACAAAGAAACGTAAGAAAAATCTTTTTATCTGTCCCTATTGTGGAAGAAAGCTGATGAATTCCAGTGCAGTATGTACACCGAAGCTCCTCTGTCCAAAACGCAGGATGGTAAGGACTGGCGAATGTCAGCAGATTTTTATGCTGAAGTCAGAAGCACAGGACAAGGTGCTGGAAATCACAAAGGAAATCTGTAGAACACTTATACAGGAAGAAGAACTTAAAAAGGCATCAAAGGATAAAAGGAAGGTGACAAGCGATGAGTATTTGATTAGTGAGCTTAAAGCGGAGTATGACAGAATTGGATAG
- a CDS encoding recombinase family protein, which translates to MARKSRTQPKQSTDTLKALSKVYKTAIYVRLSAEKDETRDRKTLINQRNLIKNFVDQQMDMEVYDIYMDDEISGTTFDRPEFERMMSDMRAGRINCIVVKDLSRLGRDYIETGNLVERVFPMMNIRFVAITDNYDSSKKDADLMVAVTNIANDLYAKDISKKISASKQEAMEKGIPTGNVAYGYKVVFNENKVKVMVEDKEAADVVRWIFNEAEKGTLHSVIAAELNAKHILTPAQYRVRHNIEKLEKLSGVKWTVDTLSQILKNEVYIGRYVTGKDRVCLYRHEKRHTTNKDEWYVFENHHIALITKEQFYAVQKNKRKVIKPAKKQTVNMLKGKITCGCCGSSIHIHPEKYGKVYMCTHRKRYGKDSCNCLPVKVDDIYAAVLAVIKEQIQVFIDREKILKEHHNDSSVIRQEQVYTEAVNKCVKEMDRLMELKSGLYADYTEDLLDEKEYLQLNREYSQRIEKLKIQADEYRQAASQYESAEKTVAQLKAEMLRFKGKRKLTQEMVDLFVAQVRIYENKNLEIVLNYEDELKKFAELNMEREAG; encoded by the coding sequence ATGGCAAGGAAGTCAAGAACACAGCCGAAACAGTCCACGGATACGCTGAAGGCTTTATCCAAAGTGTATAAGACTGCCATATATGTGAGGTTATCTGCGGAAAAAGATGAAACGAGAGACAGAAAAACCCTGATCAATCAGAGAAATCTCATTAAGAACTTTGTGGATCAGCAGATGGACATGGAAGTTTATGACATCTATATGGACGATGAAATTTCCGGTACAACATTCGACAGACCGGAATTTGAGCGTATGATGTCGGATATGAGGGCAGGAAGGATCAACTGCATTGTCGTAAAGGATTTGTCCCGCTTGGGTAGAGATTACATTGAAACGGGCAATCTGGTAGAGCGTGTATTCCCGATGATGAATATCCGCTTTGTAGCGATTACGGATAATTATGATTCCTCAAAGAAAGACGCAGACCTTATGGTTGCGGTCACGAATATAGCCAATGATCTGTATGCTAAGGATATTTCAAAGAAAATATCTGCCAGTAAGCAGGAAGCGATGGAAAAAGGTATTCCGACTGGAAATGTGGCTTATGGCTATAAGGTAGTCTTTAATGAAAATAAAGTCAAGGTAATGGTTGAGGATAAGGAAGCCGCAGATGTTGTAAGGTGGATTTTTAATGAGGCAGAAAAAGGTACACTGCATTCTGTGATAGCGGCAGAACTGAATGCGAAGCATATCCTTACACCTGCCCAGTACAGAGTAAGGCATAATATAGAGAAACTTGAAAAGCTGAGTGGAGTTAAGTGGACTGTTGATACATTGTCACAGATTTTAAAGAATGAAGTCTATATTGGAAGATATGTGACTGGTAAAGACAGGGTATGCCTGTACAGACACGAAAAGAGGCATACTACCAATAAAGATGAGTGGTATGTTTTTGAAAATCATCATATTGCACTTATCACAAAGGAACAGTTCTATGCGGTGCAGAAGAACAAAAGAAAGGTAATAAAGCCAGCAAAAAAGCAGACCGTGAATATGCTGAAAGGCAAAATCACCTGCGGCTGTTGTGGAAGCAGTATCCATATCCACCCTGAGAAATATGGAAAGGTTTATATGTGTACGCATAGAAAAAGATATGGAAAGGACAGTTGCAACTGCCTGCCTGTAAAGGTAGACGATATATATGCAGCGGTGCTTGCTGTTATAAAGGAGCAGATACAGGTCTTTATTGACAGGGAAAAAATATTAAAGGAACATCACAATGACAGCAGTGTAATCAGACAGGAACAGGTATATACGGAAGCTGTGAATAAGTGTGTCAAGGAAATGGACAGACTTATGGAATTAAAGAGCGGTCTGTATGCTGATTACACGGAAGATTTGCTTGATGAAAAGGAATATCTGCAACTGAACAGGGAGTATTCACAGCGTATTGAGAAATTGAAGATACAGGCTGATGAATACAGGCAGGCGGCAAGTCAGTATGAAAGTGCTGAAAAGACCGTTGCCCAGTTAAAAGCTGAAATGCTCCGTTTTAAAGGAAAACGCAAGTTGACGCAGGAAATGGTCGATTTGTTTGTTGCACAGGTACGCATATACGAAAACAAGAATCTTGAGATCGTTTTGAACTATGAAGATGAACTGAAAAAATTCGCAGAACTGAATATGGAAAGAGAGGCAGGATAA
- a CDS encoding recombinase family protein, protein MSVVRKTLILLCFKKYRYLTSSFDRPAFKLMLQDVKDGIIDCIVVKDLSRFAREYIDAGRYIERMFPAMGIRFIAINDAYDSADTQAQGNEIIIPFKNLINDAYCRDISIKIRSHLETKRQNGEFVGNYCVYGYKKSEIDHNVIVPDEYAGHVVQDIFRWIKNGMSLDAISDKLNVLGILSPMAYKLSNGENYKTAFQKKDELLWTPVAVRRIATNIIYTGTLVQGKFTTPNHKVKTKILKPQEKWAVCHNNHEALVSLRTFQIVQRLLSVDMRMAPGKDSIYLLSGIAVCADCGALMTRKVSTVNGKKYVYYMCSNNKKNKKCSSHRIKEADLESRVFDTLRDMTAILLDADEVIKEAGNSANFRIDQKKTKERISAKEKEITKYNQMLVSLYEDYRDGIVDKSDFAIIKESFEVKRAEAEKAIDRLQKEAENIAAGIERDTEWLEEHRKWKTMPSLTRNVVVSLIQSVKVYEGGDIEIVLDCDDEYRKIVARAGELERQHDAERLVV, encoded by the coding sequence TTGTCCGTTGTCCGAAAAACCTTGATTTTACTGTGTTTCAAAAAGTATCGTTATCTAACCTCATCTTTTGACCGTCCGGCATTTAAACTTATGTTGCAGGATGTGAAAGACGGTATTATAGACTGTATCGTTGTAAAAGATCTTTCGAGGTTTGCAAGAGAGTATATCGACGCAGGGCGATACATTGAGCGGATGTTTCCTGCAATGGGGATACGATTTATAGCGATCAATGATGCCTATGACAGTGCAGATACACAGGCACAGGGAAACGAGATAATCATTCCGTTTAAGAATCTTATCAATGACGCTTATTGCAGGGATATTTCCATAAAAATCCGAAGCCACCTTGAAACAAAGAGACAGAACGGAGAATTTGTAGGAAATTACTGTGTCTATGGCTACAAGAAATCTGAGATTGACCATAATGTGATTGTCCCGGACGAATATGCAGGTCATGTGGTACAGGACATTTTCCGCTGGATAAAGAACGGAATGAGCCTTGATGCCATAAGCGATAAGCTGAATGTTCTTGGTATCCTGTCACCTATGGCATACAAACTCAGCAATGGCGAAAATTATAAGACAGCATTTCAGAAGAAAGACGAGCTGCTGTGGACTCCTGTTGCGGTAAGGCGTATCGCAACGAATATTATTTATACAGGAACACTTGTACAGGGAAAATTTACAACACCAAACCATAAGGTTAAAACAAAGATATTAAAGCCACAGGAGAAATGGGCAGTATGCCACAACAATCACGAGGCACTGGTATCTTTAAGGACTTTCCAGATTGTACAGCGTCTGTTGTCAGTGGATATGAGAATGGCACCGGGAAAAGATTCTATCTATCTTTTATCCGGAATAGCAGTATGTGCCGACTGTGGGGCACTTATGACACGAAAGGTGTCTACGGTAAATGGAAAAAAGTATGTTTACTATATGTGTTCCAATAACAAGAAGAATAAGAAGTGCAGCTCCCATAGGATAAAAGAGGCAGACTTGGAAAGCCGTGTATTTGATACCTTGAGGGATATGACAGCAATACTTCTGGATGCAGATGAGGTAATAAAGGAAGCTGGCAATAGTGCCAATTTCAGAATAGACCAGAAAAAGACAAAAGAGAGGATCAGTGCAAAAGAGAAAGAGATAACCAAATACAACCAGATGCTTGTTTCGCTTTATGAGGATTACCGAGATGGAATTGTTGATAAATCAGATTTTGCGATTATCAAGGAGAGTTTTGAGGTAAAAAGAGCAGAGGCGGAAAAGGCAATCGACAGGTTGCAGAAGGAAGCGGAAAACATTGCTGCCGGGATTGAAAGAGATACCGAGTGGCTGGAAGAACACAGGAAATGGAAAACAATGCCTTCTCTTACCCGTAATGTGGTAGTGAGCCTTATACAGTCTGTAAAGGTATATGAGGGCGGTGATATAGAAATCGTACTGGACTGTGACGATGAATACAGAAAAATCGTTGCAAGAGCCGGGGAGCTGGAAAGACAGCATGATGCGGAAAGGCTGGTGGTTTAA
- a CDS encoding DUF6017 domain-containing protein, with product MAVFRVERTTGYTVMSNHHLRNKELSLKAKGLLSQMLSLPEDWDYTLAGLSYINRESIDAIRTAVWELEKAGYITRRQGRDEKGKMTAIEYTIYEQPQPPGLDYPVLENPTADNPILENPTTDNPTSENPTQLNKDISRTNLPKTEKSITDLSSTHSIPIHSLNPLPYGEDEAAEPPERKRTERNDAYRVYEEIIKDNIEYDILLQDMKFDHDRLNEIVDIMLETVCTARKKIRIAGDDYPAELVKSKFMKLSSEHIRFVLDCMQENTTKIRNIKQYLKAVLFNAPSTIDSYYTSLVAHDMASGALAPRKPKYGDPDYYTYNEGESL from the coding sequence ATGGCAGTTTTCCGTGTGGAAAGAACGACAGGCTACACCGTAATGAGCAACCACCACTTACGCAATAAGGAGCTTTCCTTAAAGGCAAAGGGGCTGCTTTCACAAATGCTGTCATTGCCGGAGGATTGGGACTACACCCTTGCGGGGCTGTCCTACATCAACCGGGAAAGTATCGACGCTATCCGTACCGCAGTTTGGGAGCTTGAAAAAGCCGGATATATCACAAGACGACAGGGACGCGACGAGAAAGGCAAAATGACCGCTATCGAGTACACCATTTACGAACAGCCGCAGCCGCCGGGATTGGATTACCCGGTATTGGAAAATCCAACAGCGGATAACCCGATATTGGAAAATCCGACAACGGATAATCCGACGTCGGAAAATCCAACGCAATTAAATAAAGATATATCAAGAACTAACTTACCAAAAACAGAAAAATCAATTACAGATTTATCAAGTACCCATTCCATTCCTATCCATTCCCTAAATCCCTTGCCTTATGGCGAGGACGAAGCGGCAGAGCCGCCGGAACGGAAAAGAACGGAAAGGAACGACGCTTACAGAGTGTATGAGGAAATCATTAAGGACAATATCGAGTATGACATTCTCTTGCAGGATATGAAGTTTGACCATGACCGTCTGAATGAGATTGTTGACATTATGCTTGAAACCGTCTGTACGGCAAGAAAGAAAATCCGTATTGCCGGGGACGATTACCCCGCAGAGCTTGTGAAGTCAAAGTTTATGAAGCTCAGCAGCGAACATATCCGCTTTGTGCTTGACTGTATGCAGGAGAACACCACGAAAATCCGCAACATCAAGCAGTACCTAAAGGCGGTGCTTTTCAATGCCCCGTCTACCATTGACAGCTATTACACTTCCCTTGTGGCTCACGATATGGCAAGCGGCGCACTTGCACCGAGGAAGCCGAAGTACGGCGACCCGGACTATTACACCTACAACGAGGGCGAAAGCCTGTAA
- a CDS encoding DUF5348 domain-containing protein, with amino-acid sequence MAQKTGALIFDETADRYDIRFDIADYYGGLHCGECMDVFTGGKWKPTRIEYGDNWYLVGIRAEDLNGLRVRI; translated from the coding sequence ATGGCACAGAAAACAGGAGCTTTGATTTTTGACGAAACCGCTGACCGCTACGACATTCGCTTTGATATTGCCGACTATTACGGCGGCTTGCATTGCGGCGAGTGTATGGACGTATTCACAGGCGGCAAATGGAAGCCTACCCGCATTGAATACGGGGACAACTGGTATCTTGTGGGTATCCGCGCCGAGGATTTGAACGGGCTGCGGGTACGGATTTAA